Proteins from one Ornithobacterium rhinotracheale genomic window:
- a CDS encoding SDR family oxidoreductase — MKKILITGGAGFIGSNLTEYFLNEGYFVRCLDNFSTGKRENIEPFLLNKSYELIEGDIRDFETCINSTEGMDYVLHQAALGSVPRSIKDPITTNDVNISGFLNMLVAARDNKIKRFVYAASSSTYGDSKTLPKVEDKIGRPLSPYAITKYVDELYADVFSRTYGIECIGLRYFNVFGRRQDTESTYAAVIPLFVKKFLNHESPTVNGDGQFSRDFTYIDNVIQMNHLAMETTNPEAINQVYNTAYGENTTLNELIEQLKENLSEFDNEIKNIEVIHGSERLGDIPHSLASVDKAKKLLNYNPKYSLKEGLKIATKWYWKNLK, encoded by the coding sequence ATGAAAAAAATATTAATAACTGGAGGCGCAGGGTTCATTGGGTCAAACCTAACAGAATATTTTTTAAATGAGGGATATTTTGTAAGATGTCTAGACAACTTTTCTACAGGAAAAAGAGAAAATATTGAACCATTTCTATTGAACAAATCCTACGAACTAATTGAAGGAGATATCCGTGATTTCGAAACTTGCATAAATAGTACAGAAGGGATGGACTACGTCTTACATCAAGCAGCTTTAGGCTCTGTTCCTAGGTCAATTAAAGATCCGATTACAACAAATGATGTTAATATATCTGGTTTTTTGAATATGTTGGTGGCGGCAAGGGATAACAAGATTAAAAGATTCGTTTATGCTGCGAGCTCATCAACATATGGTGATTCTAAAACGCTACCGAAAGTTGAAGATAAAATTGGCAGACCTTTATCACCCTACGCAATTACTAAATATGTAGACGAATTGTATGCTGATGTTTTTTCAAGGACATATGGAATCGAATGTATTGGGCTGAGATATTTCAATGTTTTCGGACGAAGACAAGATACAGAAAGTACATATGCAGCAGTTATCCCTTTGTTTGTAAAGAAATTTTTAAATCACGAATCACCTACTGTAAATGGAGATGGTCAATTTAGTCGAGACTTCACATACATTGATAATGTAATTCAGATGAATCATTTAGCAATGGAGACAACTAATCCAGAAGCTATTAATCAAGTATACAATACTGCATATGGTGAGAACACAACACTGAACGAGCTTATAGAACAATTAAAAGAGAATCTTTCAGAATTTGATAATGAAATAAAAAACATTGAAGTCATCCACGGTTCTGAAAGATTAGGAGATATTCCACATTCACTAGCTAGCGTTGACAAAGCAAAAAAACTTTTAAATTATAATCCCAAATACTCTTTGAAAGAAGGATTGAAAATAGCCACCAAATGGTATTGGAAAAACTTAAAATAA